A genomic window from Luteolibacter sp. LG18 includes:
- a CDS encoding YcxB family protein gives MKIRVQLTEKDYMSAYWLALRGNRTFRLMMMFVAINGLGMAIYNFVELARGEVVDVTRWLIVGLMGLFAWAAFVRGPSQMKKAYRVRKQLQMPYEIELGEEGLKWTSEQGYLAQAWSDLLKWRVGDDLIAIYQTGAVCFLLPRHAFAAEADFQASIEILRSKMGTPA, from the coding sequence ATGAAGATCCGGGTGCAGCTGACGGAGAAGGATTACATGTCGGCATACTGGCTGGCTCTACGGGGCAACCGCACGTTTCGTCTCATGATGATGTTTGTGGCGATCAACGGTTTGGGAATGGCGATCTACAACTTCGTGGAGCTTGCTCGCGGGGAGGTCGTGGATGTGACTCGATGGTTGATCGTTGGGCTGATGGGGCTTTTTGCTTGGGCGGCTTTCGTTCGCGGGCCGTCCCAAATGAAGAAGGCTTATCGTGTGCGCAAGCAGCTCCAGATGCCCTATGAGATCGAACTGGGCGAAGAGGGGCTGAAGTGGACCAGTGAACAGGGATATTTGGCGCAGGCATGGTCCGATCTGCTCAAATGGCGGGTGGGGGACGATCTGATCGCGATTTATCAAACCGGGGCCGTGTGTTTCCTGCTTCCGAGGCACGCCTTCGCGGCAGAAGCCGATTTCCAAGCGTCGATCGAGATTCTCCGGTCGAAGATGGGAACGCCTGCCTGA
- the rplT gene encoding 50S ribosomal protein L20, with amino-acid sequence MPRATNSPASRKRRKRTLQRAKGFRGFRSKLFRYAKDAVRKAMTYEYRDRKKRKGQFRRLWTARINAAVRNEGITYSRFIEGLKAAGIEADRKILSDLAINDAAAFSAIVAQVKKALEAKASKAAA; translated from the coding sequence ATGCCACGCGCCACCAATTCCCCGGCCAGCCGCAAGCGCCGCAAGCGCACCCTGCAGCGTGCGAAGGGCTTCCGCGGATTCCGCTCGAAGCTTTTCCGCTACGCCAAGGATGCCGTGCGGAAGGCGATGACCTACGAATACCGCGACCGTAAGAAGCGCAAGGGTCAGTTCCGCCGCCTGTGGACCGCACGTATCAACGCTGCCGTCCGCAACGAAGGAATCACCTACTCCCGCTTCATCGAAGGCCTCAAGGCCGCCGGTATCGAAGCCGACCGCAAGATCCTCTCGGATCTCGCGATCAACGACGCCGCCGCTTTCTCGGCGATCGTCGCGCAGGTCAAGAAGGCCCTCGAAGCCAAGGCTTCGAAAGCCGCTGCCTGA
- the rpmI gene encoding 50S ribosomal protein L35 translates to MPRIGGKAKTRKAVAKRFKVTGTGKILRRKQGKRHLLQCKSRKRKRSLSKAVVVCDADHKRVKENLPFA, encoded by the coding sequence ATGCCAAGGATTGGAGGAAAAGCAAAGACCCGAAAGGCCGTCGCCAAACGATTCAAGGTGACGGGCACCGGGAAGATCCTGCGCCGCAAACAAGGAAAGCGCCACTTGCTTCAGTGCAAGAGCCGCAAACGGAAGCGCTCGCTGAGCAAGGCCGTTGTTGTTTGTGATGCAGACCACAAGCGTGTGAAGGAAAATCTTCCCTTCGCCTGA
- the gatA gene encoding Asp-tRNA(Asn)/Glu-tRNA(Gln) amidotransferase subunit GatA — MSLLSLREQLRSGATTPEALLDDLAAKISASDAQVGAYLSYDLAAAKAEAAAADLSLPLGGIPIAIKDNLNVIGQPCTCGSKFLSENYVSPYDATVIKKLRAAGAIPFGRLNMDEFAMGSSTENSALQTTRNPRDLDRVPGGSSGGSAASVAAGSAFAALGSDTGGSIRQPASHCGVVGLKPSYGRVSRYGLVAFASSLDQIGPITNTVEDAALVLQAIAGYDPLDSTSLDLPVPDYLATLHDGVKGMKLGLPKEYFGDGIDPQVRARVMAAAEKLAAAGAELVEISLPHTEYAVATYYVIAPAEASSNLSRFDGVRYGHRAKDPADLDELYRRSREEGFGPEVKRRIILGTYVLSSGYSEAYYKRAQQVRTLIRRDFEEAFQKVDAILSPVAPSAARKLGEFANDPLHEYLSDIFTLSTNLAGICGISVPAGTITSDTGTELPVGLQILGPHFGEAKLLQIAKAAE, encoded by the coding sequence ATGTCCCTCCTTTCCCTCCGCGAACAGCTCCGCAGCGGTGCCACCACCCCGGAAGCGCTCCTCGACGACCTCGCCGCGAAAATCTCCGCCAGCGATGCGCAGGTGGGCGCCTACCTGTCCTACGACCTGGCGGCCGCCAAGGCCGAGGCGGCCGCGGCCGACCTCTCGCTGCCGCTCGGTGGCATCCCGATCGCGATCAAGGACAACCTGAACGTCATCGGCCAGCCCTGCACCTGCGGCTCGAAGTTCCTCTCGGAGAACTACGTTTCTCCCTACGACGCCACGGTGATCAAGAAGCTCCGCGCCGCCGGGGCGATCCCGTTCGGCCGCCTGAACATGGATGAGTTCGCGATGGGCTCCTCCACGGAGAACTCCGCGCTCCAGACGACCCGCAACCCGCGCGATCTCGATCGCGTGCCGGGCGGTTCGTCCGGTGGTTCCGCCGCTTCGGTGGCCGCTGGCTCCGCCTTTGCCGCGCTCGGCTCGGACACCGGTGGCTCGATCCGCCAGCCCGCCTCGCACTGCGGGGTGGTGGGCCTGAAGCCGTCCTACGGCCGCGTGTCCCGCTACGGTCTGGTGGCCTTCGCCTCGTCCCTCGACCAGATCGGCCCGATCACGAACACGGTGGAAGACGCCGCGCTCGTCCTCCAGGCGATCGCCGGTTACGACCCGCTCGATTCCACCTCGCTGGACCTGCCGGTGCCGGATTACCTCGCTACCCTGCACGACGGGGTGAAGGGCATGAAACTCGGTCTCCCGAAGGAATACTTCGGCGATGGCATCGACCCGCAGGTCCGCGCCCGGGTGATGGCCGCCGCCGAAAAGCTGGCCGCCGCCGGAGCCGAGCTGGTGGAAATCTCCCTGCCGCACACCGAATATGCCGTGGCGACTTACTACGTCATCGCCCCGGCTGAGGCGTCCTCGAACCTTTCCCGCTTCGATGGCGTCCGCTACGGCCACCGGGCCAAGGACCCCGCCGATCTTGACGAACTCTACCGCCGCTCCCGCGAGGAAGGCTTCGGCCCGGAGGTGAAGCGCCGCATCATCCTCGGCACCTACGTGCTCTCCTCCGGCTACAGCGAGGCTTATTACAAGCGCGCCCAGCAGGTCCGCACCCTGATCCGCCGCGATTTCGAGGAAGCCTTCCAGAAAGTGGACGCCATCCTCTCGCCGGTGGCCCCTTCCGCCGCCCGGAAGCTCGGCGAATTCGCGAACGACCCGCTCCACGAGTATCTCTCGGATATCTTCACCCTCTCCACGAACCTCGCGGGCATCTGCGGGATCTCGGTCCCGGCCGGCACCATCACTTCGGATACCGGCACGGAACTCCCCGTCGGCCTCCAGATCTTGGGTCCGCATTTCGGGGAGGCGAAGCTGCTTCAGATCGCCAAGGCGGCGGAATAG
- the gatC gene encoding Asp-tRNA(Asn)/Glu-tRNA(Gln) amidotransferase subunit GatC, which yields MSNTHIDDRALRNIATLARLELNDEEIATFKGQLEDILGYVDTISKLDVSGIEPTSYPAPVFDRMRDDVPHESLSREAMLQNAPEQAQHQIRVPKVIAEA from the coding sequence ATGTCGAACACGCACATCGATGACCGCGCCCTGCGGAACATCGCCACCCTCGCCCGCTTGGAACTGAACGACGAGGAGATCGCCACGTTCAAGGGCCAGCTCGAGGATATCCTCGGCTACGTGGACACGATTTCGAAGCTGGATGTCTCCGGCATCGAGCCGACGTCCTACCCGGCCCCGGTGTTCGACCGCATGCGCGACGACGTCCCGCACGAAAGCCTGTCGCGCGAGGCCATGCTCCAGAACGCCCCGGAGCAGGCCCAGCACCAGATCCGCGTTCCGAAAGTCATCGCCGAAGCCTGA
- a CDS encoding redoxin domain-containing protein, whose product MHPSRWLPLVTIVLAAPAHAGSPADAARIRKEFTLLNERWELQIKAAPDAAAQQELLKKRPDAQAAATEMWNCLRPSLAEDWTLEPGAWLLRIAAAQAGKPSATPGAPKAPLAEAATKIREAVEKYHLRSPKLAPMCLSLVGGQDPGALSLLQKIEAQNPDPKVQGVAALGQAMILKGIGDDGDAMKKRLTLLRKAIINAGDQEVEGVSISHLAEDELYIILHLSKGREAPDLAGTGTGGQQMKLSDYKGKVVVLLFWNTTSLADPDQFFDIADSLQKKFAGKPVALVGVNNDPRTTLRAMEVQKDTRVDWPNFSDPENKLGNEYRVGTRPLAYVLGKDRSIQYFGAPGSFVELAVDALLSESKPAAGK is encoded by the coding sequence ATGCACCCTTCGCGCTGGCTTCCGCTTGTCACCATCGTCCTCGCCGCCCCGGCCCACGCCGGCAGCCCGGCGGACGCGGCCCGCATCCGGAAGGAGTTCACGCTGCTGAACGAGCGCTGGGAACTCCAGATCAAGGCCGCCCCGGACGCAGCCGCCCAGCAGGAGCTCCTGAAAAAGCGCCCGGACGCCCAAGCCGCCGCCACGGAAATGTGGAACTGCCTGCGCCCGTCCCTCGCCGAGGACTGGACGCTGGAACCCGGTGCCTGGCTGTTGCGCATCGCCGCGGCCCAGGCCGGGAAACCCTCCGCCACCCCGGGTGCCCCGAAGGCACCGCTCGCCGAGGCCGCCACGAAAATCCGCGAGGCGGTGGAGAAATACCACCTCCGCAGCCCGAAGCTGGCCCCGATGTGCCTTTCCCTCGTCGGCGGCCAGGACCCTGGCGCGCTCTCGTTACTTCAGAAAATCGAGGCCCAAAACCCGGACCCGAAGGTCCAGGGCGTGGCCGCGCTGGGCCAGGCGATGATCCTCAAGGGCATCGGCGACGATGGCGACGCCATGAAGAAGCGCCTGACCCTGCTCCGGAAGGCGATCATCAATGCTGGCGACCAGGAAGTGGAGGGAGTGTCCATCTCCCACCTCGCCGAGGACGAGCTCTACATCATCCTTCACCTCAGCAAAGGCCGCGAAGCCCCCGACCTGGCCGGCACCGGCACCGGCGGGCAGCAGATGAAGCTCTCCGACTACAAGGGCAAGGTCGTGGTCCTGCTGTTCTGGAACACCACCAGCCTCGCCGATCCGGACCAGTTCTTCGACATCGCCGACAGCCTTCAGAAGAAATTCGCGGGCAAGCCGGTGGCGCTGGTGGGCGTGAACAACGACCCCCGCACCACCCTCCGCGCGATGGAGGTCCAGAAGGACACCCGCGTGGACTGGCCGAATTTTTCCGACCCCGAGAACAAGCTCGGCAACGAGTACCGTGTGGGCACCCGTCCGCTGGCTTACGTCCTGGGCAAGGACCGCTCGATCCAGTATTTCGGCGCGCCCGGTTCGTTCGTCGAACTGGCGGTCGATGCCCTGCTGTCGGAAAGCAAGCCCGCCGCGGGCAAGTGA
- a CDS encoding glycosyltransferase family 39 protein: MPAPLSTQSSGNPDANPPEGTASWDRRAIVFLLVLTALRLVIHACGVVGVLGDEAYYWEWGNHLAAGYYSKPPLIGWIMGLLRLAGLDTPFGLKTTANLLSTLSLGGLYLFTRQWFGARTAWWTLATAGLSAGSLMLGSFLTIDSPLVATWSVALAAGSSLLRNGPRPANVITLTLALGIGMLGKQMMMLFPVLLFIAAWRLKVPRRTWQAAIACSLLSFLALTPPVLWNAHHDWVTFKHTGHHFEGAPVTPAAIGKRLLEYIGSQFMAAGPLALALAFAALRNRETRHRYRVPLIFGTIGWTVCLLMNVRQEVNPNWPAVYLFSWLPAGIAWAMDRKPVLARAALWINAGVTAVALAAVLFPSVWNKGDKKFWFGWDTLAREVDALQPPTAPGEKPLLIVAGSRFTAAQVAFLCPRRPELHTWYYGRDFIPGTTKQRGVTSQFDLWPGPACPVTRPFVVLVDENLPLPEGLRSALVNPAPPKKVHVQFGKKNGANFNLIRAEGLTSWPPPPFE, translated from the coding sequence TTGCCAGCTCCACTCTCCACACAATCGTCAGGCAATCCGGATGCCAACCCGCCGGAAGGCACCGCCAGTTGGGACCGGCGGGCGATCGTTTTCCTCCTCGTCCTAACAGCCCTGCGGCTCGTGATCCACGCATGCGGCGTGGTGGGTGTGCTCGGCGATGAAGCCTACTACTGGGAGTGGGGCAACCACCTCGCGGCGGGGTATTACAGCAAGCCGCCGCTGATCGGCTGGATCATGGGCCTGCTGCGGTTGGCCGGGCTGGACACGCCCTTCGGCCTCAAGACCACGGCCAACCTCCTCTCCACCCTCTCGCTGGGCGGCCTCTATCTTTTCACCCGCCAGTGGTTCGGTGCCCGCACCGCATGGTGGACCCTGGCCACCGCGGGACTTTCGGCAGGCAGCCTGATGCTGGGCTCGTTCCTCACCATCGACTCGCCGCTCGTGGCCACTTGGTCGGTTGCCCTGGCCGCGGGTTCCAGCCTGCTGCGGAACGGCCCGCGCCCCGCGAACGTGATCACGCTCACGCTGGCACTCGGAATCGGCATGCTCGGGAAGCAGATGATGATGCTGTTCCCGGTGCTCCTCTTCATCGCCGCTTGGCGTCTCAAAGTCCCGCGCCGGACCTGGCAGGCCGCCATCGCCTGCTCGCTACTGTCCTTCCTCGCGCTCACCCCGCCGGTGCTCTGGAACGCCCACCACGACTGGGTCACCTTCAAACACACCGGCCACCATTTCGAGGGCGCGCCGGTGACGCCCGCAGCGATCGGCAAGCGGCTGCTGGAATACATCGGCAGCCAGTTCATGGCGGCCGGCCCGCTGGCGCTCGCCCTGGCCTTTGCCGCGCTCCGCAACCGGGAAACCCGCCACCGCTACCGCGTCCCGCTCATTTTCGGAACCATCGGCTGGACCGTGTGCCTGCTCATGAATGTCCGGCAGGAGGTCAACCCGAACTGGCCCGCCGTCTACCTGTTCTCCTGGCTGCCAGCCGGGATCGCCTGGGCCATGGACCGCAAGCCGGTCTTGGCGAGGGCCGCCCTGTGGATCAACGCCGGGGTCACCGCCGTGGCGCTCGCCGCGGTCCTTTTCCCCTCGGTCTGGAACAAAGGCGACAAGAAGTTCTGGTTCGGCTGGGACACCTTGGCTCGCGAGGTGGATGCCCTCCAGCCTCCCACCGCGCCCGGGGAGAAACCGCTCCTGATCGTGGCGGGCAGCCGCTTCACCGCCGCCCAGGTGGCGTTCCTGTGCCCACGCCGCCCCGAGCTGCACACCTGGTACTACGGCCGGGACTTCATCCCCGGCACCACCAAGCAGCGCGGCGTGACCAGCCAGTTCGACCTGTGGCCCGGCCCGGCCTGCCCGGTGACGCGCCCGTTCGTCGTGCTGGTGGATGAAAACCTCCCGCTGCCCGAAGGCCTGCGGAGCGCCCTCGTCAACCCGGCCCCGCCGAAAAAAGTGCACGTCCAGTTCGGCAAGAAGAACGGAGCCAATTTCAACCTGATCCGGGCCGAGGGACTCACCTCCTGGCCCCCGCCCCCATTCGAATGA
- a CDS encoding glycosyltransferase family 2 protein yields the protein MNAKLSIVVPFYNEEETVADVVAEILRAVPGAEVIAVDDGSKDRTWEILSAIPGIRAMRFPQNRGQSAAMYAGMRQTTREIVALMDGDGQNDPADFPKLVEALEQGADVACGYRAHRQDTASRRYASKIANKIRRAFLHDGVRDTGCSLKAFRREAVDHLIPFNGMHRYIPAQLLRAGMKIVELPVNHRGRMAGTSKYTNWDRALRGIHDLIGVSWLLKRKVNIRFD from the coding sequence ATGAACGCCAAGCTCAGCATCGTCGTCCCCTTCTACAACGAGGAGGAAACCGTCGCCGACGTCGTCGCGGAAATCCTCCGCGCGGTCCCCGGCGCGGAAGTCATCGCCGTGGATGACGGCAGCAAGGACCGGACCTGGGAGATCCTTTCCGCCATCCCCGGCATCCGCGCCATGCGCTTCCCGCAGAACCGCGGCCAATCCGCCGCAATGTACGCGGGCATGCGCCAGACCACCCGTGAGATCGTCGCCCTGATGGACGGCGATGGCCAGAACGACCCCGCCGACTTTCCGAAACTCGTCGAGGCGCTTGAGCAGGGAGCCGACGTCGCCTGCGGCTACCGTGCCCACCGCCAGGACACCGCCAGCCGCCGTTACGCCTCGAAGATCGCGAACAAGATCCGCCGCGCCTTCCTGCACGACGGTGTGCGGGACACCGGCTGCTCGCTCAAGGCCTTCCGCCGCGAGGCCGTGGACCACCTCATCCCGTTCAACGGCATGCATCGCTACATTCCCGCCCAGCTCCTGCGCGCGGGCATGAAGATCGTCGAGCTGCCCGTGAACCACCGCGGCCGCATGGCCGGCACTTCGAAATACACCAACTGGGACCGTGCCCTGCGCGGCATCCACGACCTGATCGGCGTGTCCTGGTTGCTGAAACGCAAGGTCAACATCCGCTTCGATTGA
- a CDS encoding lipid-A-disaccharide synthase N-terminal domain-containing protein: MMRETLFEFDIYKAHVVVNLWKIIGWTGAALFGLRWIPQFFATRKAKQVTMPRVFWVMSVTGSICLLGYFIGYRADSVGVLSNLFPTFVALYNLSHDLRKRP; the protein is encoded by the coding sequence ATGATGAGGGAAACCCTTTTCGAATTCGACATCTACAAGGCTCACGTCGTCGTGAACCTGTGGAAGATCATCGGCTGGACCGGAGCCGCGCTCTTCGGCCTGCGCTGGATCCCGCAGTTCTTCGCCACCCGCAAGGCGAAACAGGTGACCATGCCGCGCGTCTTCTGGGTGATGTCCGTGACCGGCAGCATCTGCCTGCTCGGTTACTTCATCGGCTACCGCGCCGACTCGGTGGGCGTGCTATCCAACCTCTTCCCGACCTTCGTCGCGCTCTACAACCTCTCCCACGACCTGCGGAAGCGGCCATGA
- a CDS encoding glycosyltransferase family 39 protein — protein MTETRDRSLRFMLPAVVALAMLGLVAGIFTLPILDRDEPRFGHAALEMMRRGDFTVPWFNDLPRLAKPPLSYWWMIANVKLFGASEWAVRLHSALAACGVAGVLASFGKRLTGRWQPGLLTAGAWLTALQTGMQGRVCTADMVLVLAVTLAMRALWELLYPAPSAGRGWWWAFWLSMAAGFLAKGPVAWAVPLLAGLIHAWRSRKDPGSTRKPPHLAAGILLCLALCAAWGIPALIATHGRFFSEGVGHDIVERGTTSLNGRLYLPGVFYLVTIPISLLPWTPLLPAALRRFREATPEARFLSAWLLAPFLIFSFYATQLPHYVLPGLPAFFLLALCRPATTRPHPAWTFLSAALPLLGAGLALTPALKMPDLPTLADPRAALVYIAGFFFCLGIASLLVGRNRPMAAIALVALAGFLTLPGGRVFTRMNPTVLAVDGIDRQTPSKPIGVGYTEPSLVWCSDRIWRFASGWKDAADTSSWRVVQLRSWDASAKNYQALISGKLPETPSRDFRPKLAEAGVGDELAHARVIHAWNLATSNWVELAVIPPATAPVTATTDTAAN, from the coding sequence ATGACGGAAACGCGCGACAGATCCCTGCGTTTCATGCTGCCCGCGGTGGTCGCGCTGGCCATGCTGGGCCTCGTCGCTGGCATCTTCACGCTGCCGATCCTCGATCGCGACGAGCCGCGCTTCGGCCACGCCGCGCTGGAGATGATGCGCCGCGGGGATTTCACCGTGCCGTGGTTCAACGATCTGCCGCGCCTCGCGAAACCGCCGCTCAGCTACTGGTGGATGATCGCGAACGTGAAGCTCTTCGGCGCCAGCGAATGGGCCGTGCGGCTCCACTCCGCCCTCGCCGCCTGTGGGGTGGCAGGCGTGCTGGCTTCGTTCGGCAAGCGCCTGACCGGCCGCTGGCAACCCGGGCTGCTGACCGCCGGAGCCTGGCTCACCGCGCTCCAGACCGGCATGCAAGGCCGCGTGTGCACCGCGGACATGGTGCTGGTGCTGGCGGTCACTCTCGCCATGCGGGCCCTGTGGGAACTGCTTTACCCGGCCCCCAGCGCGGGCCGTGGCTGGTGGTGGGCATTCTGGCTTTCGATGGCCGCGGGCTTCCTCGCCAAGGGCCCGGTCGCTTGGGCGGTGCCGCTTCTCGCGGGGTTGATCCACGCTTGGCGGTCCCGGAAGGATCCCGGTTCGACGCGGAAACCACCCCACCTCGCCGCAGGCATCCTGCTGTGCCTGGCCCTGTGCGCGGCCTGGGGCATCCCCGCCCTGATCGCCACCCATGGCCGATTTTTCAGCGAAGGCGTGGGCCACGACATCGTGGAACGTGGCACCACCTCCCTCAATGGACGGCTCTATCTGCCGGGGGTCTTTTATCTGGTCACCATCCCGATCTCGCTGCTGCCGTGGACACCGCTGCTACCCGCCGCGCTCCGCCGGTTCCGGGAAGCGACTCCGGAGGCACGGTTCCTGAGCGCATGGTTGCTCGCGCCGTTCCTGATCTTTTCCTTCTACGCCACCCAGCTCCCGCACTACGTGCTGCCGGGCCTGCCCGCGTTCTTCCTGCTGGCCCTCTGCCGTCCGGCCACCACCCGGCCCCATCCGGCTTGGACGTTCCTTTCCGCAGCGCTGCCGCTGCTCGGCGCGGGTCTGGCCCTCACACCGGCCCTGAAAATGCCCGACCTGCCGACCTTGGCCGATCCACGAGCAGCGCTCGTCTACATCGCCGGGTTCTTCTTCTGCCTCGGCATCGCCTCGCTGCTCGTCGGCCGGAACCGCCCGATGGCGGCGATCGCGCTGGTGGCCCTCGCCGGTTTCCTCACCCTGCCCGGCGGCCGGGTTTTCACCCGCATGAATCCCACCGTGCTCGCGGTGGACGGAATCGACCGCCAGACCCCGTCCAAGCCGATCGGAGTCGGCTACACCGAGCCCAGCCTGGTGTGGTGCAGCGACCGGATCTGGCGCTTCGCCTCCGGCTGGAAAGATGCCGCGGACACCTCTTCCTGGCGCGTGGTCCAACTCCGGTCGTGGGATGCCAGCGCGAAAAACTACCAAGCCCTGATCTCGGGCAAACTGCCTGAAACTCCGTCCCGCGATTTCCGCCCGAAGCTGGCGGAGGCCGGCGTGGGCGATGAACTGGCCCACGCCCGCGTGATCCACGCGTGGAACCTGGCCACCTCGAACTGGGTGGAACTCGCCGTGATCCCGCCCGCAACCGCCCCGGTCACCGCCACCACGGACACGGCCGCCAACTGA
- a CDS encoding phosphatase PAP2 family protein, translating into MNDSSTHPPPPSWCRLLVAPVVVGLVAMAWLSWSGLDLKFQSMAFDFDLRRWTYGEDDLWLWLFQYGPLPMLAMGFTALFTLLAGFAFPKLARFMKPALFLILTIVISSGLITNVILKDTWGRPRPSQVEGFGLMTDVPGLPYRPPFSPAFGQDGKSFPCGHATTGFGLAAIGFVLLRRRPRLATAVFAATYGYGVLIGIARMTQGGHFATDVIASALICHVTQSVLYRVMRLHEHPEWAYRPGRSRWGMAAGIGVPVMGAAAFGAMLATPYRDAVQIAPETLAKNDRDATAMKIETFGNVHIDLGEATQCHGTTKGFGLPKSRVKYALQTRGSVTRFFQIERGWFTELSQELVVTVPAKPGMTVDLSAPERAAIWDIDLTRATAGLNQSWVLHDGPGTHPVIHVNEDSPVVIQRASALTPNPVMLFQGPGAGAIHVTVNGPVDPEVRVRPREVASTP; encoded by the coding sequence ATGAACGATTCCTCCACACACCCCCCCCCTCCGTCCTGGTGCCGCCTGCTGGTCGCACCCGTCGTCGTCGGACTGGTGGCCATGGCGTGGTTGTCGTGGAGCGGACTGGACCTGAAATTCCAATCCATGGCCTTCGATTTCGACCTGCGCCGTTGGACATACGGTGAGGACGATCTCTGGCTCTGGCTCTTCCAATACGGCCCGCTGCCGATGCTGGCGATGGGTTTCACGGCGCTGTTCACCCTGCTGGCGGGCTTCGCCTTTCCGAAGCTCGCCCGCTTCATGAAGCCCGCGCTGTTCCTGATCCTCACCATCGTGATCTCCAGCGGCCTGATCACGAATGTCATCCTCAAGGATACCTGGGGCCGCCCGAGACCCTCGCAGGTGGAGGGCTTCGGACTGATGACGGATGTGCCGGGGCTTCCCTACCGACCTCCATTTTCCCCGGCCTTTGGCCAGGACGGCAAGTCCTTCCCCTGCGGCCACGCCACCACTGGTTTCGGCCTGGCGGCCATCGGTTTCGTGCTGCTGCGGCGTCGCCCCCGGCTGGCCACCGCGGTGTTCGCGGCCACCTACGGCTACGGAGTCCTCATTGGCATCGCCCGCATGACACAAGGCGGTCATTTCGCCACCGATGTGATCGCCTCCGCGCTGATCTGCCACGTCACCCAATCGGTGCTCTACCGCGTGATGCGGCTCCATGAGCATCCCGAATGGGCTTACCGCCCCGGGCGCTCCCGCTGGGGCATGGCCGCCGGCATCGGCGTGCCGGTGATGGGCGCGGCCGCCTTTGGAGCGATGCTGGCCACGCCCTATCGCGACGCCGTCCAGATCGCCCCCGAGACACTGGCCAAGAACGACCGGGACGCCACCGCGATGAAGATCGAAACCTTCGGGAACGTGCACATCGATCTCGGTGAAGCCACCCAATGCCACGGCACCACCAAGGGATTCGGATTGCCGAAAAGCCGCGTGAAATACGCGCTCCAGACCCGCGGCTCCGTGACCCGCTTCTTCCAAATCGAGCGCGGCTGGTTCACCGAACTCAGCCAGGAACTGGTCGTCACCGTCCCGGCGAAACCCGGCATGACCGTGGACCTTTCCGCCCCGGAGCGCGCCGCGATCTGGGACATCGATCTGACCCGTGCCACCGCCGGCCTGAATCAATCCTGGGTGCTCCACGACGGCCCCGGCACCCACCCGGTCATCCACGTGAACGAGGACTCCCCGGTGGTGATCCAGCGCGCGAGCGCTCTCACCCCGAACCCCGTGATGCTGTTCCAAGGCCCGGGAGCCGGTGCCATCCACGTCACCGTGAACGGCCCCGTCGACCCCGAGGTGCGTGTCCGCCCCCGCGAGGTGGCCTCGACTCCCTGA
- a CDS encoding NAD-dependent epimerase/dehydratase family protein, with amino-acid sequence MMNAVPRGRVMVTGAAGFIGGHLVEALAAAGWLVTGVDVFDSFYDPAIKRATVAGFPESVTMIEADIRDAATMDRIVADGKFDQVIHLAALAGVRPSIEQPATYVETNVNGTLNILEACRKAGVTRLLFASSSSVYGAGQEPPFRESLAISRTLSPYAATKVAGEHLCAVYSHLHGIQTTCLRFFTVYGPRQRPDLAIHKFAKLMTQGQEITMFGDGSSLRDYTFIEDLVDGLLRIVDAEPVPFEVVNLGSGRTISLKRMIEEIADAFGQKARIVELPPRACDMETTHADISYARERFGYSPRWSFTDGIRKFADWYGREEGQTAVPALSGAV; translated from the coding sequence ATGATGAACGCAGTTCCGCGAGGACGGGTGATGGTGACGGGTGCCGCGGGATTCATTGGCGGGCATCTGGTGGAGGCTCTGGCCGCCGCCGGCTGGCTGGTGACGGGCGTGGATGTGTTCGATTCGTTTTACGATCCGGCCATCAAGCGCGCGACTGTCGCGGGGTTTCCGGAGAGCGTGACCATGATTGAGGCGGATATCCGCGACGCCGCCACGATGGACCGGATCGTGGCCGATGGAAAGTTCGATCAGGTTATTCACCTCGCCGCGCTCGCTGGGGTGCGGCCCTCGATCGAGCAACCGGCGACTTATGTGGAGACCAACGTCAACGGCACGCTCAACATCCTGGAAGCCTGCCGTAAGGCCGGGGTGACGCGCCTGTTGTTCGCCTCCAGTTCCTCGGTGTACGGCGCGGGGCAGGAGCCTCCTTTCCGGGAATCCCTGGCCATCAGCCGCACGCTCAGCCCCTACGCCGCCACCAAGGTGGCTGGGGAACACCTGTGTGCGGTGTATTCCCACCTTCACGGCATCCAGACCACCTGCCTGCGTTTCTTCACCGTTTACGGTCCCCGCCAGCGTCCGGATCTCGCGATCCACAAGTTCGCGAAACTCATGACGCAGGGCCAGGAGATCACGATGTTCGGAGATGGCAGCTCGCTGCGGGACTACACCTTCATCGAGGATCTCGTGGATGGATTGCTGCGGATCGTGGACGCGGAACCGGTGCCCTTCGAGGTGGTGAACCTCGGCTCGGGCCGCACGATTTCGCTCAAGCGGATGATCGAGGAGATCGCCGATGCCTTCGGGCAGAAGGCGAGGATCGTCGAGCTGCCGCCGCGTGCCTGTGACATGGAGACGACGCATGCGGACATCAGCTATGCGCGCGAGCGCTTCGGCTACAGCCCGCGCTGGTCGTTCACCGATGGCATCCGGAAATTCGCGGACTGGTATGGGCGCGAGGAGGGGCAGACCGCTGTTCCCGCCTTGTCGGGGGCCGTCTGA